Part of the Aquarana catesbeiana isolate 2022-GZ linkage group LG06, ASM4218655v1, whole genome shotgun sequence genome is shown below.
GAGAGCTAAGAGAGAGGTCCACTGTCAGGCATACCAGCAGCATTGATGGCTAGATCTGCGTAGCTACACTGAGGCCAGTCTATATATATGATAAAGTAAGTTTATTAATAGTAAAGGCATCCTAACATGAGCAAACAGGAAAAAAAGCAAAGGTAACGATACAAGTGAACCTTCAACTAAGTGACAAAAATATATAACAAGCAGCCTAACTAAGTACCAGAAAGCCTAACTaacaaactaactatatacaatagaTACAAAATGGGGAAAACAGAAAAACAGGGTAATACCAGAGATACAGGGAAAGGGGAACCAGGACTGGTATCAGAAACAAGGGGAGCAGATACAGGGCAGCAGGGTGCAGGATGCAGGGCAAGAGAGCAGATGGTACAAAGAGAATGAGATTTCAGGGATCACCTATAGGTGGACAGTGTAGAAGATAGCCAAAAAGTTTGAGGTAGAGGGTTCCAGATGTTGGAAGAGACTCTGGATAGGTCCTGGAGGGGCGTTTCGTCATCGATGTTTTCAAATGCGGCGCCATTTTGTTACACCTCATACCTTATAAGGCGGACGGACATGCAATATTCTCCCCCCTCTTGTTAACATAAAGGGCAGTCATGGGCGTCATAGGTAAACCAAACCCTCCCCCATATAGCAGCCACCATAAGGAATAATGGGATAGAGGGAACGCCCATCTGGAGGAGCCTAATCCCATTGTGTATTTAGACGGACCAGCGCATCTCCGTTCGCCTGTACATATATATTAGCAGACATAGAtcagaaactatatatatatacataatgggCATCATAAAACTCTATGTGTGAATGCGGaacattaaaattatatatattaatcaatagtAACGGATAGACCCTACCTCTGCTTATAATGGAAATTAGAGAACCTCCCCCCAGTGGTGGGTAACAGTATTGCACCTATTGAGAAAAGGGGAAACATCTATACCAAGCCAGATATTACCCTAAGAAAGTATTGGTCAGCCTTTAGAAACAAACTTTTGATAGTGTTAATACACAATGATAAGCTTCTCCCTTTCTCAACTCTACAGGCCAAATACAAGATATTCCCTCAGGGTTTATTTGTATATAGAAAAATAGCTTCCTACCTTTATAAAAACCCTACCCCCAACACCAAAACTGCCTAAAAGGGCATGGAACTTTTGGTCCTCTGACTCACTTAAATTGAAAAGTATCTCTCTTTTCGATgtcctcttaagcctcgtacacacgcttagattttcggatgaccAAATGTTCACTTTTTGTTGCatactagtctcatgtcgaaagtgaagaggttactcaaaatACAAAAACTTTCAAACAACATAATACAAACGTCAGAAGTCACGTAATgtattgaatagttttgtatgtatttttttgtttctgagcatgcatagtctttctcttacaattttttttcctaTGAAAACTGTACCAATTTAAAGAAAGTCTGActttgagttcacatctgacaaaaatgttatagtctgcacatccagcttttgtctgacgaaaaatctGAATCGGTTGTGGAAACCACCGTACTAGCGATCCGAAAAATCGTCAGAGAGCtcatcgtacaaatttttccatccaattttcGTATTGTGTTTATGGGCCTTTACACTCTTACATaacaaaaatacttttaaaaagtaTTTACTAGTTAAAAAATCTCTTGTTCCACCAGTGGTGCCAGGCTATCTTTTACAATCATAGCTCCTCCAAAGCTCCCATAAACGTCATcatagatggtacctaactcctttTCAAATTTTCTAACTTAGATGATGACAAATGCTGGGAGGGATGCTCCCAAACAGGTTCTTTACCGCACATTCTTTGGGTGTGTCAAAATATATGCTCCTTTCGGAAAAAAAATGTCACCTTTATCTCAGAGCTTACTGGAATtataaggccgtgtacacacgagcggacttttcggcaacaaaagtccaacgaCCATTCTGGCGGACTTTCATtggacttttgaacgaatggacttgcctacacaggatcacaccaaagtctgatggatttgtacgtgatgacgtacgaccggactaaaataaggtagttgataaccagtagccaatagctgccctagcttgggttttcgtccgtcggactagcacacagacgagcggatttttcaaccggactcgagtccgtcggaaagatttgaagcatgtttcaaatctaaagtccgtcagattttcaactggaaaagtccgctgaaagtccgatgaagcccaaacacgatcggatcgtccgccggactcggtccgtcagaccagtccggtcgaaaagtccgctcgtgtgtacgctgcataacagatCCTTCTCCTTCCTTAGCCATTCTCAGCTTAGGTATAGATGCTTTTCCATATAACCTCAGAATCCTAACCATGCACATACTATTCACTGCTAGACTACTAATTATTTACAAGTGGAGATGCTCCACAGTCCCAAATTAATCAGATGTTAAACACCAACGAAACCTAGTTAAAACTTAGTTAAAAACTTTGAATTCTGTTTGGCCTTGTATTCCAATTCCAAACAGGTAGAATCCCTCAGCTTTATCAGCCATTACTACTAGATATATCCTTTCAAATACCGATAACCAATGTTTGCATTACTGAGAAATTCTTTCACTAGCTCTTCCATtatctgtgtctgtgttatattCTAATTGGTTTGTTTTATACTTCTGTACATTACCATACTTGTAAACGCTATGTTcttacttttcttttttcctttttttgttttttctgccttGTTAATGTAAAAATCCAATAAAGAtctatgaaatataaaaaaatatattatatctgGAAAAAACGCTCTTTTGGATTTCAGGAAgacatcaaacatttttttttcattacaggGGTTGCAAAGTCAGAAGGTTGTTTATCTCAGGAACACGCCTAGTACAGAAGTTTTTTAATGATTAACTCATCTCTAGTCATAACGAAAGTGAATTTGCTACCAACAGGAGAGCAAACAACCCAAGTAGAGCAGAATCAGATGCCATCATCCAGGATTTTGAGAAAAAAGATATAAATAACACTTTTACTGTAGACAACTCAGAAGTGGAAGAATTGCGGAATACAAACATCCCAATCTGCTCTGTTATACCTATATGTCCTCATCATACAGGGAGTGCCTAAGGGTGACAACCAAAACAAAGGAACTTATAACACAGGAGTGACAGGTGAATTGAAAATTCCTTAATGGTAAGTTCATTATTTTATATTAAATAAAGTCCCACAATGTTACTGTAGCTCTGAACCATGGAACATAttgtatattattatacaggatttatatttcgccaacagtttgcgccagtgttgccaacctaccaaattgaaatttactgacacaacacctaaaatttactggcactgccaagtttttactggtatttccaaaattgaaaaaatggcagttttaagTGCaagtttcagtatttaggctacataGAAATACaacatgcaattagcaatgtgatttgaaatagatattaaggcaaaaaacatgtttcttattttattttagatatagtaagtaagtagctcagggactggactcaggagggcaagaaattagaatggacagcacacacacacacaggaaattGTCTTACTGTGAAACTGACAGCaggtgcagcagcacagatgatgatgacatctcaccaacacgacacgtcccctcccaggtcacagtgacagtctctctccacgccaggtggtcccttcagtccactccagtccaaacaccactgacagtcccgctcccagcttgccttgcccTGCATACCCGCACACGAGACTCTGGCCACTCCGCTTGGCTCCCTTGcatcatgacatcacacgacacgacTGCATGTGCAGTTCCGAGCCGAGCGCtacacagccatattttttactggcaactttttcctgttactggcatttactggcaggagaaaagtgccgctttttactggctgccagtaaaaatactgagggTTGGCAACAttggtttgtgcagcactttacaatataaatgggggcaatacaattacaatacagttcagaaCATAAGGGAtaggagggccttgctcatggAGCTTCTAAAGGAAAGTGGATATATTTCTCTTTTATCCCTCTTCCGTTTTTATTTGTGCCTGCTTTTgtgccccccccatcccctcccctatTTCCAGAACAGAAAGCAAGCAAAGGgatatctttcaatggggacacagatagaaATAAATAAGCTATAAACTATGCTCACCCCAACAAACCTGCACCCTAAGAGGCCTATATGTAttaaatacttacctattttcagataCCTTCGGTTCTGTCATATGTAGAGTTGCCACCTGGGCTGAAGCCAGcctttttttccccaataaatttgGCAACCTTAGTCACATTGCACAcagtgtcttcttcttcttctcctcttctttagaGCTAAGAAGTGCTCAATGATGCAGAGATCATAATGACATCAGCACTTTTCTCTGTATTATTATAGAACACCATTGTGACAACCCCCGGGGGGGATCCTTGATGCTCTATGCAGAAAGTGAGGATTGAATGAAAGTGGTTTAAATTAATTGGAGTGCAGATCAACCTAGAAGACCAGTGCTGGATCACAgaaagctaatgccgcgtacacacgaccagactttacggcagacttggccggcggacgggatttcgtcagacaattcaatcatgtgtgggctccagcggactttgttttctcaaaaattggacagacttagatttgaaacatgtttcaaatctatccgacggactcgagtctgtatgctagttcgacggacaaaaagccacgctagggcagctattggctactggctatgaacttccttgttttagtccggtcgtacgtcatcacgtacgaattcgacggactttggttgattgtgtgtaggcaagtccgttcattcagaaagtcactcgtaaagtctgccgtaaagtccgctcgtgtgtacgcggcttgagTCTGCAGGGGATAGCACTAGAAGGGGGCAGCCTGGCTGCTAAtcatgaaaaaaagaaataaaaaaactgcctttacGGTACCTTATTTGTATGTACTACAAGTTATGACTGCAAGCACATACTCTGGTCTTTGGTACATTTTTCATAATCAGTATTCATGTTGTTTGGCAGGCATTATGTTCATGCTTTTCTCATATGCCACCATGTGACATCCTGGATTTTGAGTGGACATATCTGTAAGCTGCATTtggatatcatttttttcagcaggcaattccctgcaaattaaaagcccTCATAGTGGCTGTTTAGATACTTGATTACTTTTACAGGTAGCGGGAGGGGACTCACTCACTCACCCTACTtcctccctccggtgcttctcctggCTCGCCCGTGTGAGCCAAAGAATTAAACCGCTTGTGGCggtggtttaccatagagctggccatggAACAGATGGAtcctggccatctctatgaccctcggaggccagaAGCATCACTTCCggccaggggcggcccgtccattgagGGAGCACGGGCGTCGCCTCCTATATCCCTTCCGTTGCCCCCCTATTTGTACGCCCAGCCCTGGCATATGGTTTACAATTGCGGGGATGGGCGGGGGGTGTAATAGGCTtcgaaatagggtgggctcggggcacagagagtgcgctttcagctcacccaggtgtgttacaacagcgaatgaatattaactgttgtaacactgatcctcctcccggccaatcaggtagtGGGTTTTGACACCATCACATGATTGGTTGAAAGGACAGGAGATCCTATTGGATCAATCCTATCTGTCcactcacaaaaaaaaatgaaagggaaagtgtaaaaataaaaaaaataaaaataaaataattaaaaaaaaaaaagtaaaccaccCCTATCCCCGCACGCAGAAGCAAAGCATATGTAGGTTGCCCCTgtatatgtaaacggcgttcaaactgcacatgtaaggtatcactgtgaatgttagagcgagagcaataattctagcacaagatctcctctgtagctctaaacaggtaatctgtaaacATTTTTAATGCATCACCTGATTTGTAAGTACCAAAagtttaagtaccaaagtttggtgccattccacaagtgtgtgcaattttaaagcgtgacatgttagctatctatttactcagtgtaacatcatctttcacatattacaaaaaaattgggctaacttaggTGGTTTTTTTTTGATtcaagtgtttttttccccaaaaaaatcgcatttgaaaaattcctgcacaaataccgtgtgacatagaaaattgtaatgaccaccattttattccttaggtctctgctaaaaaatatcatttttgggggttctgagtaattttctagcaaaaaaatatgatgaGTTTTACATGTAGgtgaggaatgccagaattggcctacCATTAACTAACAGGAACATCTGCTTGTATAATCCTAAGGATGTCAAGTGTATCCTATTGACAGATTTGTGTTTGTTTTATGCATGCGAGTCAGCAGGTCAGTATTATAAGGATATTCAGATCTCAAAAACTGTTTTCatccttttttatattttctccCCACAGGTTATCTAAAAACTGGGAAAATGAATAACAGCAAAGTGAAAGTGGCTGTGAGGGTCCGTCCTCTGAATCAGAGGGAGGAAGGACTAAACTCAGAGTGTGTTGTTCGGGTCAGTGGAAACCAGATTACCCTTCTGTCACCCATTTCCTGCAAGGAAAAAGCCAGAAAAGAACCTCATACCTTCACATATGACAACTGTTTCTGGACAGAGGATAGACATGATACTGGGCAAGAAGATGTTTTTGAACATCTTGGAGAAGGAGTTCTCGAGAACATATGGCTTGGTTACAATGTGTGTATCTTTGCTTATGGCCAAACAGGATCAGGAAAAACAttttcaatgatgggcacagaagacCAACCTGGTATTGTGCCAAACATCTGCTCtgctttatttaataaagagtCCAATGACTTGAAAACCATCAGGATTGAGGCCTCCTATTTTGAGATATATAATGAGGAGGTGAGAGATCTTCTAAGGTCAGAAGAAAAGCCAAGGAAACTAAGAGTTAGAGAAGACCGACTACTCGGCCCATATGTTGAGGAGTTATCTTGTCATGCTGTTCGAAGCTATGAAGAGATTAAATTGCTGCTGGAACAAGGTAACAAACAGAGGGCCATTGCAGAAACCAAGATGAATGAACAGAGCAGTCGATCCCATTCCATACTAATGCTGACTGTTACACAATTATGTAATGATCCCAAGTCTGGAGCCTCCAGAGAGTTGGTGAGCAAGGCCAGCCTAGTAGATCTAGCGGGAAGTGAGAGGTCCTACAAATCTGGAGCCCAAGGCAGTCAGCTTGAGGAATGTCGTAATATCAACAAATCCCTCTTAACTCTCGGTCTAGTCATAAATTCATTAGCTGAAAACTCAGAAAATAAAAGGAAGACTCAACATGTGAAATATAGAGACTCTGTGCTCACATGGCTGCTAAAGAACAATCTTGGAGGAAACAGCAAGACAATTATGTTGGCCACAGTCAGTCCTGCAGCAGATAATTATCAGGAAACGCTCTCTACCCTAAGATACGCAGAAAGCGCCAAACGAATAGTCAATCAAGCCATGGTGAATAAGGATGTGAAATCCAAAGCCATAGAGGAGTTACAAGAGGCAATAAAAAGCCTCAGAGAGCAGCTTACAACAACAGAACAAGTGAAGGCAGAAGTAAAAAAACTGAAGTCACAGTTAGAGGAAAAAGAAAGTCTTCTCAGTGATCTGAAAACCTCGTGGGAAGAAAAGCTGAAAAGGACCGAGGTTgccacacaggaatggcagaagaATTTAGAGAACATGGGCATCATCCTTAAAAAACAGAATGTCACATTTAGTAACGATTGCTATCTTATCCAACAGAGTACATCATTAAGTATCCATAGTATAAATGATATCACCAAAATTGGCTCTGGACCTTCTCAAGACATACAGATCTCTGGTGCTGAGGCTGAGTGTGAACACTGTGTGATTAGGAAGACAGAAGAAGGAGAGGTTTTTCTAACTCCAGTCAACAACTCAAAAACCTATGTCAATGGCTGCTTATCTAAGACAAAGACCCAGCTGTGGCATGACGATAAAATGCAGATAGGAACAAATGTATTTGTTTTACACCAACCTAGCAGACCAAAGCCAGAATATATGAAGACAAATGTTTCATCTAAAGCTGAGGCTCAAACATACGATGAACTGAATACAGAAAAGGGCAGGCCATCCATATTATCTGAAAGAGAAGGCTGGAATAGTAACATGATTGAGAATGAGAAATCCAAGACTAAATCAGCATTTTACAAGGAAACTGAAAGTTCTGCACCAACCATTCCAGCCTCTGATGATGATCTTAACtctactgaaaaaaaacaaacatctgatATGTTCACCCCAATCTCTAATGAGTCAAACAGTCAACCTATTGAAATGAAAGTTAATACCACCAAATCAGAATACTTGGAGATAGGTGATGGCACAAAAGTACAAGACTACATGGTTCCATGTTCACCACAGTATGGTGAGGCCAGTTCTCAAACTGCTGAAATTTTAAGGAACAGTAATTGCTTGCAGAAAACGATAGATCTGGAAGATCATTCTACTTTACCAaggtattttattaatttttttcatgacACATGTAATAGTAAATTGCAGGTGATATATGACACATAAAGGCATACAGTATATCAGAAATTCCTTTTATTTTGTTATCCTGTAAATACAGGTGTTGTTACTAAACTATGCTGTAACTCGGTTGGGTCTTTGCAGCTGGGAACGTATATTGCAAATGTTTCTTAAACTCCAGCGTTCTTATAGTTTAACTTTAAGATATGTTGAAGCATGGGTGCCAcgcaaaacatgaaaaaaaaatgaatacacaaaGTTATGGATTGAAAAATGCAAATGAGTGCCAAGACTATCATCATAGCAGCCAATTGGATTGCTTTGGGGACAATGAGAGCTTGGCTATCTCTGACAAAGCCAAGGTtttaacttaatttttttattacaaCTAACTTCTGTAGGAAGGCCTTGTaatggaatgtcccacactccgattgagtgcttccgtcatataccataGTTTAGGCACCAAAAGGTAGAAGCATAATACCAGCACAGCCAGTAAGAGAATCACATTAGAGTGGGAGTCTTTCAGGGGCTGCAGCCTCTATTCTCACTGGCTAAGATATTCTGACTCTCTGCATTACACCCACTACAATGTACTCTAATTCTGAGCTGGACTCTAGTAACTAACCTGTTGTAACACTTATTACCAATGTAATAGAGGCTTTGGCATTGACCTCCAATAAAACAGGAATATTCACACTAATCATCAATATAATGGGAGTATTTGCACTGaccatgtcacgtacctggtggtggagcccagaatgcaaggagtagcctctcgtgtgcctctggttcgagagcccctgatagagaagacagggactcaggagcgcagggggccacaagtgcttggtaagtggcaagtgtagagttgatccggacctctggtgaagcagcaggaggactgacaggaacactggatccactggcaggaactcaggaacaacaggcaacagggaggtgttctgtagtgcaactgaagcactggaacaactggtagagaaccggaactcttggcaggaacactagaactgttgactggatagagaagcactgtagctagcaggaacccacgaacaagcaggcagcagggaggtgttctgtagtacaacttaagcactagcaaagtcagacaggccgggtcaaacacaggcaagcagagcaggtacaaaacggaatcaggagagtagtcagggcacggaccgggtcggcaacggacaggcaggtaataactgaaggatgaggcaggagaatcgtcagacaagccgaggtcggagacaggcagcaaacaggagaagtcaggaacaagccgggtaacaggaatcaggtaaacaggtatactggaagcttagggtcacaggaaacgctgtagaccggacagcaaggaagcatgctgacaggtacccctaaataggcctaatggcgccaaaggctgtcacactgcacgtctgcacgccgccgcgtgcacacgtgcacgcccgagtaccgattgtacgtgcccgttcgtctcatcgtgtacccgcgtacacccgctcgtataaGCGCgtacccgcatgcgtccgttcacgtcaacgcgcctccgaacgcgtcctcttgctctactgacagtagctctgttaaccgatcttccgccgacggctgaactagcagaacgtctttcatgacattgcccccccccaaggggcaggctccggatgcccaactgtgccatcttacttggatgagatcttttaaaggcaagaatcaacctcctagcatggatgttggactccggctcccaggagttttcctcaggcccataccccttccattttaccaagaactggactctcttcctacaatccagaatggactcaacctcatattcagtttctccgtcaatgatcacgggCTCAGGGGGATTGACcatccggttgacaaaaggatcaggaactgcaggtttgagtagggcaacatgaaagaccggatgaatccggaatgattctggtagctttagttcataggccacattattaatttttcttgtcactggaaaaggacccacgaacttgggacccaactttttggaaggacaagccaatcttaaattcaaagtggatagccaaaccaaatctccaggtttaagatcaagctccccccttctcttcttgtcaaacacctctttgttatagtcctgggtccttgccatagtctcttgcagaagcttattatttgattcaaagaagtttaggttttcttgcacagctggtactggacactccggaatgttagtggacaagaacagaggatggaacccataattttcaaaaaatggtgtttgttttgtagcggaatgaacagagttgttgtatgcaaattcggcaaggggaagaagcggagcccaatcatcctgagaaaacgaggaaaaacagcgcagatactgctccagcgtctgattcgttctctctgtctggccatttgtttgggggtgataggcagaagagaaggcaagatcaattttcagggattcacaAAGAGCTCTCCAGAACCTAGAagtgaattgtaccccccgatcagaagtaatattggcagggatgccatgaagcctcaccacctccttaatgaatgtcctggcagtttcagcagcagtaggggtacctttcattggtaggaaatgtgccatcttggatagtctATCCACTATTATGAAGATCGTAGTGTAGCTTTCAGAAGGTGgcaactcgacaataaaatccatggagatcatcctccctggcttctccgggacagatagtggttttaacaggccccaggctttagatttgctgcctttattttggatacaggtgacacatgcttccacgtagtccttgcagtcctttcttaatgatggccaccagcacgtgcgctgaagaagttcagatgttttatgtactccgaaatggccggccaacatatggtcatggcaagaactaagagctgcCATTCGCGCCTGctgaggtacgaagatcctatccttaaaccacagaagatcatctctggcctgtaggattgtatcaggtggagtggaaacgttcctggaggcttgcttgatctgtgacagtagatccccttggagtaacagaaagttccctga
Proteins encoded:
- the LOC141148217 gene encoding kinesin-like protein KIF13A isoform X2; its protein translation is MNNSKVKVAVRVRPLNQREEGLNSECVVRVSGNQITLLSPISCKEKARKEPHTFTYDNCFWTEDRHDTGQEDVFEHLGEGVLENIWLGYNVCIFAYGQTGSGKTFSMMGTEDQPGIVPNICSALFNKESNDLKTIRIEASYFEIYNEEVRDLLRSEEKPRKLRVREDRLLGPYVEELSCHAVRSYEEIKLLLEQGNKQRAIAETKMNEQSSRSHSILMLTVTQLCNDPKSGASRELVSKASLVDLAGSERSYKSGAQGSQLEECRNINKSLLTLGLVINSLAENSENKRKTQHVKYRDSVLTWLLKNNLGGNSKTIMLATVSPAADNYQETLSTLRYAESAKRIVNQAMVNKDVKSKAIEELQEAIKSLREQLTTTEQVKAEVKKLKSQLEEKESLLSDLKTSWEEKLKRTEVATQEWQKNLENMGIILKKQNVTFSNDCYLIQQSTSLSIHSINDITKIGSGPSQDIQISGAEAECEHCVIRKTEEGEVFLTPVNNSKTYVNGCLSKTKTQLWHDDKMQIGTNVFVLHQPSRPKPEYMKTNVSSKAEAQTYDELNTEKGRPSILSEREGWNSNMIENEKSKTKSAFYKETESSAPTIPASDDDLNSTEKKQTSDMFTPISNESNSQPIEMKVNTTKSEYLEIGDGTKVQDYMVPCSPQYGEASSQTAEILRNSNCLQKTIDLEDHSTLPSDTKISKEGTERLAVFTWNPKTDVTPLLKLLSELSVFEYWTVCGCIFHLAEDKWKSYVDRSSTIFLYHSYSPETPLPDLSCLKKFLDHSREKHGEKRLGGHPSSEETRAPPLWKKGKYPQHKMSRRKKTWWN
- the LOC141148217 gene encoding kinesin-like protein KIF13A isoform X1, translating into MNNSKVKVAVRVRPLNQREEGLNSECVVRVSGNQITLLSPISCKEKARKEPHTFTYDNCFWTEDRHDTGQEDVFEHLGEGVLENIWLGYNVCIFAYGQTGSGKTFSMMGTEDQPGIVPNICSALFNKESNDLKTIRIEASYFEIYNEEVRDLLRSEEKPRKLRVREDRLLGPYVEELSCHAVRSYEEIKLLLEQGNKQRAIAETKMNEQSSRSHSILMLTVTQLCNDPKSGASRELVSKASLVDLAGSERSYKSGAQGSQLEECRNINKSLLTLGLVINSLAENSENKRKTQHVKYRDSVLTWLLKNNLGGNSKTIMLATVSPAADNYQETLSTLRYAESAKRIVNQAMVNKDVKSKAIEELQEAIKSLREQLTTTEQVKAEVKKLKSQLEEKESLLSDLKTSWEEKLKRTEVATQEWQKNLENMGIILKKQNVTFSNDCYLIQQSTSLSIHSINDITKIGSGPSQDIQISGAEAECEHCVIRKTEEGEVFLTPVNNSKTYVNGCLSKTKTQLWHDDKMQIGTNVFVLHQPSRPKPEYMKTNVSSKAEAQTYDELNTEKGRPSILSEREGWNSNMIENEKSKTKSAFYKETESSAPTIPASDDDLNSTEKKQTSDMFTPISNESNSQPIEMKVNTTKSEYLEIGDGTKVQDYMVPCSPQYGEASSQTAEILRNSNCLQKTIDLEDHSTLPSDTKISKEGTERLAVFTWNPKTDVTPLLKLLSELSVFEYWTVCGCIFHLAEDKWKSYVDRSSTIFLYHSYSPETPLPDLSCLKKFLDHSREKHVSENIKVVISDVADIHLERKITGWWMAGDYRDWELLTLSKAEMKLLIGHKINPLSAERRMANKLRHIYQILQEAAEEYFKWNLKKVSVMYQIWATGNFTAQSKYTLGMFSRSAISDYSWITELLHSDQFGDHVSDVRHSDISNDPTSTFGILYFTNKRGQINEIDAKDVQLIQQYRSRLGKDNVIIAMDDVEDSSDQKKTRILESHPDIEDLYHNLFLFSQQEKSSEYKTLLSSLLNVNEPRQC